One Romboutsia sp. 13368 genomic window carries:
- a CDS encoding NUDIX hydrolase — translation MQNSKIKKVKSLAETKFLSLYDVEYENKLGKEKHWTVSSRKSKDELEKTYLENKEDKIDAVVICAYHKTLKKLVLINQYRVPINKYIYELPAGLVENNEEAEASVRRELKEETGLDLISINKINSKDKLYLSPGMTDESVAFVYCLCDGEMSHEYQEEDEDIKVLLISQEEAKELLKEDCIDIKAYLILQMFTKLGEELFI, via the coding sequence TTGCAAAACTCAAAGATAAAAAAAGTAAAATCATTAGCAGAAACTAAATTTTTAAGTTTATATGATGTAGAATATGAAAATAAATTAGGGAAAGAGAAACACTGGACAGTATCATCTAGAAAAAGTAAAGATGAACTAGAAAAAACTTATTTAGAAAACAAAGAAGATAAAATAGATGCAGTAGTAATATGCGCATATCACAAAACTTTAAAAAAATTAGTACTTATAAATCAATATAGAGTACCAATAAACAAATATATATATGAACTACCAGCAGGGCTTGTTGAGAATAATGAAGAAGCTGAAGCTTCTGTAAGAAGAGAATTAAAAGAAGAAACAGGATTAGATTTAATAAGTATAAATAAAATAAATAGCAAAGATAAACTTTATTTGTCGCCAGGAATGACAGATGAATCAGTAGCATTTGTATACTGCTTATGTGATGGTGAAATGAGTCATGAATATCAAGAAGAAGATGAAGATATAAAAGTATTATTAATATCACAAGAAGAAGCAAAAGAGCTATTAAAAGAAGATTGTATAGATATAAAAGCTTATTTAATACTTCAAATGTTTACAAAATTAGGCGAAGAATTATTTATATAA
- a CDS encoding FeoB-associated Cys-rich membrane protein, whose translation MGNLIVISIVALVLFLAIKPIIKHHKERGNGEVGCYKCSQSSSCSKKCNK comes from the coding sequence ATGGGAAACTTAATAGTAATTAGTATAGTAGCTTTAGTATTATTTTTAGCTATTAAACCTATAATTAAGCATCATAAAGAAAGAGGCAATGGAGAAGTTGGATGCTATAAGTGTTCACAAAGCTCTAGTTGCAGTAAAAAATGCAATAAGTAA
- the feoB gene encoding ferrous iron transporter B, whose translation MKIALAGNPNSGKTTLYNALTGKQEYVGNWAGVTVSKKEADLKSSLGKDITIIDLPGAYSIRPYTSEESITTDFIKNENPDVIVNVVDSTNLNRSLFFTSQLLELNIPVVVALNKVDISKNITKIDVNKLEKELNCKVVEIVASKNEGLKNLINTACESSKLKEQKNSFKELLHISNEEKQDKERYKLVNDIISKVEERIIRHNEETLEDKIDKFVTNPIIGTGLFIGIMAIIFNLSINTLGPLVADTLVGYIEGFQGWVSELLAGMGTSDFLNSLLTDGIIGGVGAVVGFVPLVMVLMFMLALVEDSGFMARIALIFDPLFRKVGLSGKSIIPMIVGYGCGIPGIMATRTIKDEKQRKLTAMLTPFVPCGAKLPIIALFTAAFFPDKGYMFPLTYLVAFTVIISLGLILKKATGANNIKNYFIIELPQYRIPSIKKALLRMVETGKDFMMRAATIIIVCNTLVFIMSSFNFKLQLVGDAVDTSILAVISTPFAFLLIPAGIGVWQLAAAAITGFIAKEEVVGTLAVVYSMGAAINADFELVNAVAVQETMGITAVSALAFMFFNLFTPPCFAAIGAMKAEIKSNKFLAKAVAIQFGVGYIVSMVTYQVGTILVDGKLGKGFIPAVIILVATVVYTMSKIKANNKVDNKECLTKVNVL comes from the coding sequence ATGAAGATAGCATTAGCAGGTAATCCGAATAGTGGTAAAACAACACTATACAATGCCCTTACAGGAAAACAAGAATACGTTGGAAACTGGGCAGGAGTTACAGTAAGTAAAAAAGAAGCAGATTTAAAAAGTAGTTTAGGAAAAGATATAACAATTATAGATTTACCAGGTGCATACTCAATAAGACCATATACAAGTGAAGAAAGTATAACAACAGATTTTATAAAAAATGAAAATCCAGATGTTATAGTAAATGTTGTAGATTCAACAAACTTAAATAGAAGTTTATTCTTTACAAGTCAATTACTAGAACTTAATATACCAGTAGTTGTTGCACTTAATAAAGTTGATATATCTAAAAATATAACAAAGATAGATGTTAATAAATTAGAAAAAGAATTGAATTGTAAAGTTGTTGAAATAGTAGCATCGAAAAATGAAGGTCTTAAAAATTTAATTAATACAGCTTGTGAAAGCTCTAAATTAAAAGAACAAAAAAATTCATTTAAAGAATTATTACATATATCTAATGAAGAAAAACAAGATAAAGAAAGATATAAATTAGTTAATGATATAATATCAAAAGTTGAAGAAAGAATAATAAGACATAATGAAGAAACGTTAGAAGATAAAATAGATAAGTTTGTAACTAATCCTATAATAGGAACAGGACTGTTTATTGGAATAATGGCAATTATATTTAATTTATCTATAAATACTTTAGGTCCATTAGTTGCAGACACATTAGTAGGATATATAGAAGGATTCCAAGGTTGGGTTTCAGAACTATTAGCTGGAATGGGAACTAGTGATTTCTTAAATTCATTATTAACAGATGGTATAATAGGTGGAGTTGGAGCAGTAGTAGGATTCGTTCCATTAGTAATGGTATTAATGTTYATGTTAGCATTAGTAGAAGACAGTGGATTTATGGCTCGTATAGCTTTAATATTTGACCCATTATTTAGAAAAGTTGGTTTATCAGGAAAATCTATAATACCGATGATAGTAGGATATGGATGTGGAATACCTGGAATAATGGCAACAAGAACTATAAAAGATGAAAAGCAACGTAAACTTACGGCAATGCTTACACCATTTGTTCCTTGTGGGGCTAAATTACCTATAATAGCATTRTTTACAGCTGCATTTTTCCCAGATAAGGGATATATGTTCCCACTTACTTATCTTGTAGCTTTTACAGTTATAATATCTTTAGGATTAATATTAAAGAAAGCTACTGGAGCTAACAATATAAAAAATTATTTTATAATAGAATTACCTCAATATCGTATACCTAGTATAAAGAAAGCATTATTAAGAATGGTAGAAACAGGTAAAGACTTTATGATGAGAGCTGCTACTATAATAATAGTTTGTAATACCTTAGTATTTATAATGTCATCATTTAACTTTAAATTACAATTAGTAGGTGATGCAGTAGATACATCAATACTTGCAGTAATATCAACACCATTTGCATTCTTACTTATACCAGCAGGAATAGGTGTATGGCAACTTGCAGCAGCAGCTATAACAGGATTTATAGCAAAAGAAGAAGTTGTTGGAACATTAGCAGTAGTTTATTCTATGGGTGCTGCTATAAATGCTGACTTTGAATTAGTCAATGCAGTAGCAGTTCAAGAAACTATGGGAATAACTGCAGTTTCTGCACTTGCATTTATGTTCTTTAACTTATTTACACCACCATGTTTTGCAGCTATAGGAGCTATGAAAGCAGAAATAAAATCTAATAAATTTTTAGCTAAGGCTGTAGCTATTCAATTCGGTGTAGGATATATTGTATCTATGGTAACTTACCAAGTTGGTACTATATTAGTAGATGGAAAGTTAGGTAAAGGATTTATACCTGCAGTTATAATATTAGTAGCAACTGTAGTATATACAATGTCTAAGATAAAAGCTAATAATAAAGTAGATAATAAAGAATGCCTAACAAAGGTAAATGTACTTTAG
- a CDS encoding FeoA family protein has protein sequence MKLIQGEKGILYTIKSITGNEEISKFLFTLGCFEGETISIVKKMHXNXIXNIKGGRYGIDKDLAEVIEIF, from the coding sequence ATGAAATTAATACAAGGTGAAAAAGGTATTTTATATACAATTAAATCGATAACAGGTAATGAAGAAATAAGTAAATTCTTATTTACGTTGGGATGTTTTGAAGGAGAAACTATAAGTATAGTTAAGAAGATGCATWCAAACTGRATARTTAACATAAAAGGTGGAAGATACGGAATAGATAAAGACCTTGCAGAAGTTATAGAAATATTCTAG
- a CDS encoding polysaccharide deacetylase family protein, translating into MKRKGKNIFSSKKKRQHDYKKAVLTVVVAGLIIVVGFKGVTATTAFLEEKRIERIEMQKKAEAERLAAEKKRKEEEEAKKRMVGVTHEAKKYTYDARKIWEKLNNYDYSNDGKKMVFLTFDDGSSTTVTPEVLKILKENDVRATFFVTGENIERGGKKAEDLIKQSFEYGNAIANHSYSHDYHALYPNRTLDLEAFKADFKKTDDLLKKILGPYFSTRVIRCPGGHMSWKGMDELDTYLNENNMASIDWNALNADAEGRKKNAQELADYAIKTSEGKDIVVLLMHDTYGKEETAKALPTIIKYFKDNGYEFKTLS; encoded by the coding sequence ATGAAAAGAAAAGGCAAAAATATTTTTAGCTCTAAGAAAAAAAGACAACATGATTATAAAAAAGCAGTGTTAACTGTAGTTGTTGCAGGACTTATAATAGTTGTTGGATTCAAAGGTGTAACAGCAACTACAGCATTTTTAGAAGAAAAAAGGATAGAGCGAATAGAAATGCAAAAAAAGGCTGAAGCTGAAAGACTAGCAGCTGAAAAGAAAAGAAAAGAAGAAGAAGAAGCTAAAAAGAGAATGGTTGGTGTAACTCACGAGGCTAAGAAGTACACATATGATGCAAGAAAGATATGGGAAAAGTTAAATAACTATGATTACTCTAATGATGGTAAGAAAATGGTATTTTTAACTTTTGATGATGGATCATCAACGACTGTTACACCAGAAGTTTTAAAAATATTAAAAGAAAATGATGTAAGAGCTACTTTCTTCGTTACAGGAGAAAATATAGAAAGAGGCGGCAAAAAGGCTGAAGATTTAATAAAGCAGTCATTTGAATATGGAAATGCTATAGCTAATCACTCTTACAGTCATGATTACCATGCATTATATCCAAATAGAACTTTAGACTTAGAAGCATTTAAAGCTGATTTTAAGAAAACTGATGATTTATTAAAGAAAATATTAGGTCCATACTTCTCAACAAGAGTTATAAGATGTCCAGGTGGGCACATGTCTTGGAAGGGAATGGATGAACTTGATACATATTTAAATGAAAATAATATGGCATCAATAGATTGGAATGCATTAAATGCAGATGCTGAAGGTAGAAAGAAAAATGCTCAAGAGTTAGCAGATTATGCTATAAAAACATCTGAAGGTAAAGATATAGTTGTTTTATTAATGCACGATACTTACGGAAAAGAAGAGACAGCTAAAGCTCTTCCAACTATAATAAAATACTTCAAAGACAATGGATATGAATTTAAAACATTATCATAA
- a CDS encoding NCS2 family permease: MKNNLNQQNQIFKKEVLAGCTTFVASVYIIITNALILSDAGISQDAAMMATIXTCALSTILMGMLSNTPFILVPGMGINSLFTYTIVHSMGLSWQEALGAVFVSGIIFTIIASTNLTKILLKSIPNTLKHAITVGVGFFILFIGLQKSGLVVKSDATLVSLGNITSKEALISIFTLVLILVLHIKNVNGGLLISIIAGTVLSLIVGLTDLSNLNFASFNIASFKEVFLSMSLKNALSVPFLVSVFSITIVIVFENMGILYGQMEAIGKVDEFQRPFKVAGLSNIIAGLFGTSPTIVAAENFSGISAGAKGKIAAFTSAILFLLSMFLIPVLKLIPNGVISSVLIFVGILMIQTFFDIEKGDIIDSIAMIIIIVMIPFTYNIVNGISLGFIAYTVLKVLNGEYKKVSPSMYVLTALFILSFIMNISMGIIH, from the coding sequence ATGAAAAACAATTTAAATCAACAAAATCAAATCTTTAAGAAAGAGGTATTAGCAGGATGTACAACATTTGTAGCAAGTGTATACATCATAATAACTAATGCACTTATATTATCAGATGCAGGTATAAGCCAAGATGCAGCCATGATGGCAACAATAYTTACTTGTGCTTTATCCACTATACTTATGGGTATGTTATCTAACACTCCATTTATATTAGTACCAGGAATGGGAATAAACTCATTATTTACTTACACTATAGTTCATTCTATGGGACTTAGCTGGCAAGAAGCATTAGGAGCAGTTTTTGTAAGTGGAATAATATTTACTATAATAGCGAGTACTAATCTAACAAAAATACTTTTAAAATCAATACCAAATACTTTAAAACACGCAATAACAGTAGGAGTAGGATTCTTTATACTATTTATAGGACTTCAAAAAAGTGGCTTAGTAGTTAAAAGTGATGCGACTTTAGTATCTTTAGGAAATATAACTAGTAAAGAAGCTTTAATAAGTATTTTTACTTTAGTATTAATATTAGTACTTCACATTAAAAATGTTAATGGAGGACTTTTAATAAGTATAATAGCAGGAACTGTACTTTCTTTAATAGTAGGACTTACAGATCTAAGCAATTTAAACTTTGCATCATTTAATATAGCATCATTTAAAGAAGTATTTCTATCAATGTCATTAAAAAATGCATTAAGTGTACCATTTTTAGTTTCAGTATTCTCAATAACTATAGTTATAGTATTTGAAAATATGGGAATACTTTACGGTCAAATGGAAGCTATAGGAAAAGTTGATGAGTTCCAACGTCCATTTAAGGTTGCAGGATTATCAAACATAATAGCTGGTTTATTTGGTACAAGTCCAACTATAGTAGCTGCAGAGAATTTCTCAGGAATAAGTGCAGGTGCTAAAGGAAAGATAGCGGCATTTACATCAGCAATATTATTCTTATTATCAATGTTTTTAATACCAGTATTAAAACTTATACCAAATGGWGTTATAAGTAGTGTACTTATATTTGTAGGTATACTTATGATACAAACTTTCTTTGATATAGAAAAGGGAGATATTATAGACTCTATAGCTATGATAATAATAATAGTTATGATACCTTTCACTTACAATATAGTAAATGGTATATCTTTAGGGTTTATAGCTTACACTGTATTGAAAGTGTTAAATGGAGAATACAAAAAAGTATCGCCTAGTATGTATGTTTTAACAGCATTATTTATACTAAGTTTTATTATGAATATATCAATGGGAATTATCCATTAA
- a CDS encoding LCP family protein, with translation MKYFKRIALTLIAIILVIGLSGFGYVYFKLNKIYVNNEVVKSEEKEEATIVDGITNILLVXTDGEYVEKGNRSDGVMLVTIDSNNKDIKISSIARDTYVDIPGYSKEKMNHAYAYEGIDLLKEVFKENFDLEIDKYIAVNFTSFMDIIDEIGGVVVDVPESGLEAINSMIDSCYNYYSDKDDVGEKEYLTQAGTQRLNGYQALAFSRIRYTDSAFHREARHREVAESVYKEFAQQGIDTYKRCADIVLDNTKTNISPIEMMSLAYTMLSINDKEIEQFQFPLEEYRKGHIISKEKGWVLEWDREPNLDAWHKFIFGKDQN, from the coding sequence ATGAAATATTTTAAAAGGATAGCACTAACATTAATTGCAATAATATTGGTAATTGGTTTAAGTGGTTTTGGATATGTATATTTTAAGTTAAATAAAATATATGTAAATAATGAAGTTGTAAAAAGTGAAGAAAAAGAAGAGGCTACTATAGTTGATGGTATAACTAATATTTTATTAGTTGRCACTGATGGAGAATATGTTGAAAAAGGAAACAGATCAGATGGAGTTATGCTTGTTACAATAGATAGTAATAATAAAGATATAAAAATAAGTTCTATAGCTCGTGATACATATGTTGATATACCAGGATATTCAAAAGAAAAAATGAATCATGCCTATGCATATGAGGGAATAGATCTTTTAAAGGAAGTTTTTAAAGAAAACTTTGATTTAGAAATTGATAAATATATCGCTGTAAACTTTACTTCATTTATGGATATTATAGATGAAATAGGTGGTGTAGTTGTTGATGTTCCAGAAAGTGGATTAGAAGCCATTAATTCAATGATTGATTCTTGTTATAATTACTATTCTGATAAAGATGATGTAGGTGAAAAAGAATACTTAACACAAGCTGGAACTCAAAGATTAAATGGGTATCAAGCTCTTGCTTTTAGTAGAATAAGATATACGGATAGTGCTTTTCATAGAGAAGCTAGACACAGAGAAGTTGCAGAAAGTGTTTAYAAGGAATTTGCACAACAAGGTATAGATACTTATAAAAGATGTGCTGATATAGTATTAGATAATACTAAAACTAATATAAGTCCTATTGAAATGATGAGCTTAGCTTATACAATGCTTAGTATAAATGATAAAGAGATAGAACAATTCCAATTTCCATTAGAAGAATATAGAAAAGGACATATTATAAGTAAGGAAAAAGGATGGGTTTTAGAATGGGATAGAGAACCTAACTTAGATGCTTGGCATAAGTTTATATTTGGAAAAGATCAAAATTAA
- a CDS encoding N-acetylmuramoyl-L-alanine amidase family protein, with product RTKESMVVLSIGKYLEDMLKDVDLXVKFTRMSDKYLSLEERVKMANDFKAGYFLSIHXNAAKDKSVRGVEVWQYSEDKKLNKFSSDLCSDICSILNIKNRGVKYSKNLYVLRNTSMKSALLEVDFISNEFCEKDLNNEDNIKAIARAIKDNILXLYNIEXHLYIILYCI from the coding sequence AGAACTAAGGAGTCTATGGTGGTACTTAGTATTGGAAAGTATTTAGAGGATATGTTAAAGGATGTAGACTTAGAKGTTAAATTTACTAGAATGTCTGATAAATATTTATCTTTAGAGGAAAGAGTTAAGATGGCTAATGATTTTAAAGCTGGTTATTTTTTATCTATTCACRTTAATGCTGCTAAGGATAAAAGTGTTAGGGGTGTTGAAGTGTGGCAGTATAGTGAAGATAAAAAGCTTAATAAATTTTCTAGTGATTTGTGTAGTGATATTTGCAGTATTTTAAATATTAAAAACAGAGGAGTAAAGTATAGTAAAAATTTATATGTACTAAGAAATACTTCTATGAAGTCAGCTTTACTTGAGGTGGATTTTATATCTAATGAATTTTGTGAGAAAGATTTAAATAATGAAGATAATATTAAAGCTATTGCTAGAGCTATTAAGGATAATATTTTAARATTGTATAATATTGAGNAGCACTTATATATAATTTTATATTGTATATAA
- a CDS encoding DUF1659 domain-containing protein has product MVVEGKNPTSLRMKFDLGRDELTNKTKVKSRTYSNLKSDATSQNIYDVAKALEGLQEFSVIEIAKIENTTLA; this is encoded by the coding sequence ATGGTAGTAGAAGGAAAAAATCCAACTTCATTAAGAATGAAATTTGACTTAGGAAGAGATGAATTAACAAACAAGACTAAGGTAAAATCTAGAACCTACTCAAATTTAAAATCTGATGCAACATCTCAAAATATATATGATGTTGCAAAAGCATTAGAAGGACTTCAAGAATTTAGCGTAATAGAAATAGCTAAAATTGAAAACACAACACTAGCGTAG
- a CDS encoding DUF2922 domain-containing protein: protein MEIKTRLVMTFKSSDDKKVSISVDNPREDLAESEIKEAMNTIIEKDIFSPNGGSLVQAISAKVVQTDTTDYDLEL, encoded by the coding sequence ATGGAAATAAAAACAAGATTAGTTATGACTTTTAAAAGCTCAGATGATAAAAAGGTGTCTATATCAGTTGACAACCCAAGAGAAGATTTAGCAGAAAGTGAAATAAAGGAAGCTATGAATACTATAATAGAAAAAGATATCTTCTCACCTAATGGYGGGTCTTTAGTACAAGCAATATCTGCTAAGGTTGTTCAAACTGATACTACTGACTAYGATTTAGAATTGTAA
- a CDS encoding YvrJ family protein — MDASLQTLVANVGFPIALSMYLLVRIEGKLNSLTDSINKLSHNITIIK; from the coding sequence ATGGATGCAAGTTTACAAACTCTTGTAGCTAATGTAGGATTTCCTATAGCTCTTAGTATGTATTTACTAGTWAGAATTGAAGGAAAACTAAATAGTCTTACAGATAGTATAAATAAGCTTTCACACAATATAACTATAATAAAATAA
- a CDS encoding ATP-binding protein: MKSNLDTQENYKCNKCKDRTFILVDNEAVPCECRALREAESILRNSGISEEFSKKTFENFNYSINNLAISIYTVAKLYAKNFKDIECDKYNSVIFMGRSGCGKTHLSLAIANYFMQNGIGVVYMNYREDMTAIKQNILDPVVYNKYLNRYKNARVLLIDDLFKGNITPSDINIIFEIINYRYFNNKPIIVSTEKYKSDLLKIDEAIGSRILEMCDKFNIQVRGNGLNYRING; the protein is encoded by the coding sequence GTGAAGAGCAACTTAGATACGCAAGAGAATTATAAATGTAATAAGTGCAAGGATAGAACTTTTATATTAGTAGACAATGAAGCTGTTCCTTGTGAGTGTAGAGCTTTAAGAGAAGCTGAAAGTATTTTAAGAAATAGTGGTATAAGCGAGGAATTTTCTAAGAAGACTTTTGAGAATTTTAATTATTCAATAAATAATCTTGCTATAAGTATTTATACTGTTGCAAAGCTTTACGCTAAGAACTTTAAGGATATAGAATGTGATAAATATAACTCTGTAATTTTTATGGGACGCTCAGGTTGTGGAAAGACTCATTTATCTTTGGCTATTGCAAATTATTTTATGCAAAATGGTATTGGTGTTGTTTATATGAATTACAGAGAAGATATGACAGCTATTAAGCAAAATATATTAGACCCTGTAGTTTACAATAAGTACTTAAAYAGATATAAAAATGCTAGGGTTCTATTAATAGACGATTTATTTAAAGGTAATATTACACCATCAGATATAAATATTATMTTTGAAATTATAAACTACAGATACTTTAATAATAAGCCAATTATTGTAAGTACTGAAAAGTATAAAAGTGATTTGTTAAAAATAGATGAAGCTATTGGCAGCAGGATATTAGAAATGTGTGATAAGTTTAATATTCAGGTTAGGGGTAATGGACTTAATTATAGAATTAATGGATAG
- a CDS encoding phage antirepressor, translating into MRVLKGIKIFTNEDFGEVAVISIDNKPYFEGVKVAKILGYANPHAAISRHCKEPGLTFREVGVVTGNRRDGSIANQAVSKIFISEGNLYRLIVKSKKEEAEKFESWVMDEVLPSIRSEGGYVNDEEFIFKILDSYIKQKNYCEKLINDLNTYKPYINIGQTVAQSDDSISIGAFAKLLNSLGVNIGRNRLFDWFRDNGYIMKQNGENQPKQLYIDMGLFKTKQMAITTSEGIVIKITTYVTGKGQLYFIKKLKGDFLDEEVCGYF; encoded by the coding sequence ATGAGAGTTTTGAAGGGAATAAAGATTTTTACTAATGAAGATTTTGGAGAAGTTGCAGTTATAAGTATAGACAATAAGCCWTACTTTGAAGGTGTTAAGGTTGCTAAGATTTTAGGATATGCAAATCCTCATGCTGCCATATCTAGACAYTGTAAAGAACCCGGGCTAACGTTTCGTGAGGTGGGGGTAGTTACAGGAAATAGGAGAGATGGAAGTATTGCAAATCAAGCTGTTTCAAAGATTTTTATAAGTGAGGGTAATCTATACCGCCTTATAGTTAAGTCTAAGAAAGAAGAAGCTGAGAAGTTTGAGTCTTGGGTTATGGATGAGGTTTTGCCTTCTATAAGAAGTGAAGGTGGATATGTTAATGATGAAGAGTTTATATTTAAGATTTTAGATTCTTATATAAAGCAAAAGAATTATTGTGAAAAGCTAATAAATGATTTGAACACTTATAAGCCATATATAAATATTGGACAAACTGTTGCACAAAGCGATGATAGTATAAGCATTGGTGCTTTTGCAAAACTTCTTAATAGTTTAGGTGTAAATATAGGGCGTAATAGATTATTTGATTGGTTTAGAGATAATGGATACATCATGAAGCAAAATGGTGAAAATCAACCAAAGCAATTATATATTGATATGGGGTTATTTAAAACTAAGCAAATGGCTATTACAACTTCTGAAGGTATAGTTATAAAAATTACAACTTATGTAACTGGCAAGGGTCAGTTATATTTTATCAAAAAATTAAAGGGGGATTTTTTAGATGAAGAGGTTTGTGGATATTTTTAA
- a CDS encoding helix-turn-helix transcriptional regulator yields the protein MNLDLLKRTRMYKGYNQYQMAEGIGLTRQTYNYKENGKSSFNSDELLRITTFLDLSFKEVNEIFFDNLISK from the coding sequence TTGAATTTAGATTTATTAAAGAGAACAAGAATGTATAAGGGATATAATCAGTATCAAATGGCTGAAGGAATAGGCCTTACAAGACAAACTTATAATTATAAGGAAAATGGAAAAAGCTCTTTTAATAGTGATGAACTTCTTAGAATTACTACTTTTTTAGATTTAAGTTTTAAAGAGGTTAATGAAATTTTTTTTGATAACTTAATTTCCAAATAG
- a CDS encoding VanZ family protein has translation MXLTLFPIKLGYEFEGFQVFNIVPFKIILTFLFKYPLKDFILNVIGNIVLFVPFGFFICFKFNNTFKPFLAVFIMTLSVELIQGFIPYRYCDIDDIILNTFGGLIGIITYNVLAYI, from the coding sequence ATAGYACTTACATTATTTCCAATAAAATTAGGATATGAATTTGAAGGTTTTCAGGTATTTAATATAGTTCCATTTAAGATAATCCTAACTTTTCTATTTAAATACCCATTAAAGGACTTTATATTAAATGTTATAGGAAATATAGTTTTATTTGTTCCATTTGGCTTTTTTATATGTTTTAAGTTTAATAACACATTTAAACCATTTTTAGCTGTATTTATTATGACATTAAGTGTAGAACTTATTCAAGGTTTTATACCATATAGATATTGTGATATAGACGATATAATTTTAAATACCTTTGGTGGRTTAATAGGAATTATAACRTATAATGTATTAGCCTATATATGA
- the galE gene encoding UDP-glucose 4-epimerase GalE codes for MSVLIIGGAGYIGSHTVKYFLEQNEDIIVVDNLLTGHEEAILTDKFYNCDIRDKENLDKVFKENNIEAVIHFAANSLVGESMVKPYEYYHNNVYGMMCLLDVMKENNVDKIVFSSTAATYGEPKNIPIMEEDETNPTNTYGETKLAMEKMMKWFDNAYGTKYVSLRYFNAAGAYFDGSIGEDHKTETHLIPLILQVPLGKRSHISIFGNDYDTKDGTCIRDYIHVMDLASAHYKALEYLRKGNNSDIFNLGNGNGYSVKEVIDVARKVTNFDICAVEEPRRSGDPAVLIASSEKAKSVLGWK; via the coding sequence ATGAGYGTATTAATAATAGGTGGAGCAGGATATATAGGAAGTCATACTGTTAAATATTTTTTAGAACAAAATGAAGATATAATAGTTGTAGACAACCTATTAACAGGACATGAAGAAGCAATATTAACTGATAAATTTTATAACTGTGATATAAGAGATAAAGAAAAYTTAGATAAAGTATTTAAAGAAAATAATATAGAAGCGGTAATACATTTTGCTGCAAACTCATTAGTTGGAGAAAGTATGGTAAAGCCATATGAATATTACCATAATAATGTATATGGTATGATGTGTTTATTAGATGTTATGAAAGAAAATAATGTTGATAAAATAGTATTTTCTTCAACWGCAGCAACTTATGGAGAACCTAAAAACATACCTATAATGGAAGAGGATGAAACAAATCCAACAAATACTTATGGTGAAACTAAGCTTGCAATGGAAAAAATGATGAARTGGTTTGATAATGCTTATGGYACTAAGTATGTKTCTTTAAGATAYTTCAATGCAGCAGGTGCATATTTTGATGGAAGTATAGGAGAAGATCATAAAACAGAAACKCATTTAATACCTTTAATACTTCAAGTTCCATTAGGAAAGAGAAGTCATATAAGTATATTTGGAAATGATTATGATACTAAAGATGGTACTTGTATAAGAGATTATATACATGTTATGGATTTAGCTTCTGCTCATTATAAGGCTTTAGAGTATTTAAGAAAAGGAAATAATAGTGATATATTTAACTTAGGTAATGGAAATGGGTATTCTGTTAAAGAGGTTATAGATGTAGCTAGAAAGGTTACTAAYTTTGATATATGTGCTGTTGAAGAACCAAGAAGAAGTGGAGATCCAGCAGTATTAATAGCTAGTAGTGAAAAAGCTAAGAGTGTACTTGGATGGAAA